In Mycobacteriales bacterium, the genomic window CATCTCGACGCCCTCCTTCTCGATGTACGTCAGGACCTCGTCGGCACTGGTGAACAAGGACGTCCTCCGGGAGTCGGGGGCACGGCGGCGGCGGCCGTGCCGGTTGGCGCTGCAGACGAGAGTAGCCAGGTGCCGTGACCCGGCCGTGTCCCGTGTGTTTCGTCGCGGTTACGCGGCGTACCCTGCGGGCGCATCCCGTACGTCCTGCCGCACCGATCCGGAGGCTAGCCTCGAGGTCATGGCGAGGTGGACCGGTACCTGGATGTCGGGACCGGCCGCCGCCGGCGCAGAGCGTCGCCCGGAGGGCGTCTGGCCCGGTCGGCGCTACGGCTTCCCGCAGGACGGGTCGGGTGCGGTCGCGACGACCGGCGCGAAGCTCGCGGCGCTGCTCGTCGACATCGCGGTCGGCGCCCTCATCGGGGGGCTGCTGAACGCCTACCTCGGCGACCCGACGTCGCTGCAGCGCACGCTGGCCACGAACGGGTCGTTCGCCCTGCAGGTGATCCTGCTGCAGTCGCTGACCGGGCAGTCGATGGGCATGCGCCTGCTCGGCATCCGGGTCGCCAGGCTGGCCGATCCGGCCGGGATCCCCGGCTTCCTGCCAGCGGCGGTGCGCACCGCGCTGCTGTTCCTGGTGCTGCCGGCCGTGATCCTCGACCGCGACGGCCGCGGGCTGCACGACAAGGCCGCCGGCACCGTGGTCCTGCGGGTCCGGCCATCGAGGAGCGCCGTCGACGAGCGGCGCGGCGGGGGCGTGACGGACGAGCGGCGCGGCGGGGGCGTGACGGACGAGCGGCCCGGCAGGTGACCCGGACCAGCGGCGCGGCACCCCGCGTCCCGGATCAGCGGCGCGGTACCCGCGTCGGCATCGGGCCCTTCGGGACGGGCAGCGTCGCGCCGCCCATCGCCTTGAACTTGCGGTCCAGCTCGTTGACCACCTTGGGCTTGATGTTGCGCGGCAGCTTGAGGAAGTGCTTCTCGAGCTGACGCAGCCCCACCTGACCCTCGCCGTCGCCGACGACGAGGTCGTAGACGGGGGTGTCGCCGACGATCCGGGACACCTTCTTCTTCTCGGCGGCAAGCAGCGAACGCGCGCGGTGGTGCGCGCCCTCGGCGACCAGGACCACGCCGGGCCGGCCGATCACGCGGTGCACCAGGTCCTGCTCGCGGGTGAAGCCGACAGCAGGGGTCACGCGCCAGTCGCCGCGCATGTTGGTCAGCACCGCCGCGGCGGCACCGGCCTGACCCTCGACCTGAGAGAAGGCGGTCGCCTGGACACGCCGGCCGAACACGAACGCGGCCACCACGAGGCCGAGCATCACGCCGAGGAAGCTGAGGTACACCACCCCGCCGAAGATCAGGCCGATCGTGACCAGGAGCAGCACCGGGCCGAAGAAGGCCGCCAGCAACAGCGGCAGCACCTTCGGGTCCTGCGCACGGGTGGCGGTGAAGGCCATCCGGATCTGCTTGAGCTTCGCCCCCCGGGGTGGCTTGACCTTCGCGGGCTTGCCGCCCCCCTTACCGGCGCCCTTGCCGCTTCCCTTGCCAGCCCCCTTGCCGGCCCCCTTGCCGGTGGCAGGAGCGGACGATCGCTTGAACAGGCCCATGCCGACAAGGATAGGTCTCAGGCCCGGGGTTCCTCGGCAGCGCGTCGTGCGGCACGGGCGCGCTCGGCGTCGCGGGCCAACTGCGCGGCCTGCTCGGGTGTCGGCGCCGTCCCGCCGAGGCTGGCCGGGATCCACCACGTGTCGTCCGCGGACCGCGGGCCGCCCGGGTAGCTGGCCCGGGCCTCGTCGAGCAGCACCCGCATCCGCGCCTTCAGATCGGCGGTCGCGGCCACCGCATCCCCGGACGGGTCGGGGGAGAAGGGCTCACCGACGACGATCCGGATCGGCGTGCCGCGGGTGAGGTCCCTGGGCCGGCCCTTGGTGAGCACCCGCTGGCTGCCCCACACGACGCAGGGCAGCAGCGGGACGCCCGCCTCCATCGCCATCCGGGCCGCGCCGGTCTTGAACTCCTTGAGGTCGAACGACTGCGAGATGGTGG contains:
- a CDS encoding RDD family protein, which translates into the protein MARWTGTWMSGPAAAGAERRPEGVWPGRRYGFPQDGSGAVATTGAKLAALLVDIAVGALIGGLLNAYLGDPTSLQRTLATNGSFALQVILLQSLTGQSMGMRLLGIRVARLADPAGIPGFLPAAVRTALLFLVLPAVILDRDGRGLHDKAAGTVVLRVRPSRSAVDERRGGGVTDERRGGGVTDERPGR
- a CDS encoding DUF4191 domain-containing protein encodes the protein MGLFKRSSAPATGKGAGKGAGKGSGKGAGKGGGKPAKVKPPRGAKLKQIRMAFTATRAQDPKVLPLLLAAFFGPVLLLVTIGLIFGGVVYLSFLGVMLGLVVAAFVFGRRVQATAFSQVEGQAGAAAAVLTNMRGDWRVTPAVGFTREQDLVHRVIGRPGVVLVAEGAHHRARSLLAAEKKKVSRIVGDTPVYDLVVGDGEGQVGLRQLEKHFLKLPRNIKPKVVNELDRKFKAMGGATLPVPKGPMPTRVPRR
- a CDS encoding lysophospholipid acyltransferase family protein; this encodes MAEPTYTSVIALARLAFRGLGLTFTVSGQEHVPRTGGAVMAINHVGYLDFTFAGLAARPAGRLVRFMAKKEVFDHRIAGPLMRGMKHIPVDRKGAANDSYQLAVKALQSGEIVGVFPEATISQSFDLKEFKTGAARMAMEAGVPLLPCVVWGSQRVLTKGRPRDLTRGTPIRIVVGEPFSPDPSGDAVAATADLKARMRVLLDEARASYPGGPRSADDTWWIPASLGGTAPTPEQAAQLARDAERARAARRAAEEPRA